The Bacillus sp. FJAT-27916 genomic interval GAAACCTGTCACTTGGGATATGAACTGTCTTGAGGAAGTGTGCGGAGCGTGTTCCATGGTGATTAACGGAAGACCGCGCCAATCTTGTACGGCTCTTGTGGACAAGCTTGAGCAGCCAATCGTGCTTGAGCCAATGCGCACATTCCCTGTCATTCGCGACCTTCAAGTGGACAGAAGCAGAATGTTCGATTCCTTGAAAAAAGTCAAAGCTTGGATCCCAATCGACGGTACGTATGATCTTGGACCAGGGCCGCGTATGGCTGAGAAGAAACGCCAATGGGCTTATGAATTATCTAAATGTATGACTTGCGGCGTTTGCCTTGAAGCTTGCCCGAACGTAAATAGCAATTCCAACTTCATCGGACCTGCTCCGGTTTCACAGGTTCGCTTATTCAACGCCCATCCAACAGGTGCGATGCATAAAGCAGAACGCTTGAACGCTTTAATGGGAGATGGAGGAATCCAGGATTGCGGTAACTCCCAAAACTGTGTACAGGTTTGTCCGAAAGGCATTCCGTTGACTACATCCATTGCGGCTTTGAACCGCGATACAAACTTGCAAGCTTTCAAAAATATGTTTGGAAGCGATCATATTTAATCTATTGTAAGAATGGCCATCTTCCGATTGGGAAGATGGCTTTTTCTTTGAGGGGTAGAAAAATCTGTTAAAGAAAAGGGGATTTCAATAAAGAACGAGAATAGATTATAGATTAAAAGAAATAGAGAAAGGGTGAATGGTCATATCAATGGAGATGTCTTGGGTGAATACTATAACAGGTGTTCTTCCTCTTGCTATTATTGTTATTTATATCGCTCCCATTATTTTTGTCGTTTGGTGGGCAATCACCATGGTTAAGCTTCAAAGAGAAAGAAAT includes:
- the sdhB gene encoding succinate dehydrogenase iron-sulfur subunit; amino-acid sequence: MAEQSTVIFKIQRQDNPDSEPYFEEFELPYRQNMNVISALMEIRRNPVTKDGKETKPVTWDMNCLEEVCGACSMVINGRPRQSCTALVDKLEQPIVLEPMRTFPVIRDLQVDRSRMFDSLKKVKAWIPIDGTYDLGPGPRMAEKKRQWAYELSKCMTCGVCLEACPNVNSNSNFIGPAPVSQVRLFNAHPTGAMHKAERLNALMGDGGIQDCGNSQNCVQVCPKGIPLTTSIAALNRDTNLQAFKNMFGSDHI